In Vidua macroura isolate BioBank_ID:100142 unplaced genomic scaffold, ASM2450914v1 whyUn_scaffold_232, whole genome shotgun sequence, the genomic window TGGTGATGTCATCGGAGGGGTGGTGACGTCATCGGGGAAGGGGTGGAGGGGAGGGGGGTGTTgagggaggggtttggggttgtgTTCAGGGTGTGCTGGTGATGTCATTGGGGTGGTGATGTCATAGCGAGGGGCGGTGATGTCATCAGGGTGGTGATGTCACATCGGGGAGGGGGGGTGAGAgcgtggggagggggaaggggaaggtgaGGGGGGTGTTTTAGGGGAGTGACGTCACCGTTGTGTCATCGCCGGGGCTCTGGTGACGTCAGCAAGGTGGTGATGTCGTTGTGAGGGGTGGTGACGTCATTGCAAGAGCTGGTGATGTCATCAGGGAGGGGATGAAGGGGCGGGGGCGCAGCAGCGGGGGGCGGTTTGGGGAGGGTTCTCGGGGCTCTTTCATCAACAGGCAGGTCCCTGTGATGTCACCAGGGCGGTGATGTCACCCAGGGCGGTGACGTCATCAGAAGCACAAGTGTTGTCATCAGGGGCTGGGTGACGTCACCAGAGGGGAGTGACGTCCAAGGCCGCGATGCCATGGGGGAGGTGACAGCGGTCGGGCGGGGGACCGATGTCATTGTGATGTCACCGCTCCCCCCGTGACGTCACCGATGTGCGATGCCGTGACGTCACGGGGGTTGGCGATGACGTCACAGGGCGTGACGTCACCAGAACGGACGGCGACATCaagggaaggggggggggtggggtggggaggTGTGACCAGGCTGTGACGTCACgatgggggtgtgtgtgtggtttaTGACGCGTGCGATTACGTCGCCGATGACGTCAcggtccccccccccccccgcagccAACCTCTCTGACGGGACCACCCGAGGGGCTGGAGAAACCGGCAGGGCGGCGGGCCTGCCTGACGCGGGCCATGAGGGTCACCCTGCGCGTGGGGCAGCGTGAGTCacccgcccctccccccaccccccgcccctccccccaccctccccctccccccccctctcaccctcccctccccccccccctccccacaggcCCAggggcggagccgccgccggaCCCGGACGGGACAGGTAAAGGTGGGGGTTGGGGGTGGGGCATGGGGAGGGGCTTCGCCCACCTGAGGCCCCGCCCCTgactcctcccctccccccccccccatcccagGTTCAGCCAATCAGACGAGCccgcccgggccgggcccctCCCCCCgcgcggggggggggcggtgctgggggggcgcggggggaggGGCGGCGCTGCTGGCGCTggtgggggcggggggggcgcTGTGGTGGCGGCGCCGCCCCCGGAGACCCCCAAAAACCCcgcgggggggcgggggggcggggccagcgcggccccgcccccacgggcccggccccgcccacCCCCTGCGCGAGCTGCCCctcccccccgccgcccctccccccgcctACTACAAGGTatgaggggtgggggagggggcgGGACCCCCCAAAAGAGGGGAGGACCCCTCCCAAAAATGCAAGGACACGCCCCGCCCTGAAGCTCCGCCCCCTCGGGGCAAAGAGGAATGAAGGCCCCAAAAAGGGAAGAATTTGCCCCAAAAAGAACCCCCAGGTGTGGGGGGCGGGGCTTAACCGGGAGGCGTGGCCTGAATGGGGCGGAGTCACCAAAGGGGTGTGGCCTACTCGCATATTGTACTGCCTAGGGGCGTGGTCAACCAAATATAGGCGTGGTAGCCATAAATGGGCGTGGCTTACCTGGGGAGGCGGAGCTTGAGCGGCTTTGAGGCGTCACCCCCAGAAATGGGGCGGGGCTTTCTCGTGCCACCCTCCCATTGGTCACGATGAAGCCCCGCCCCACACAAACGGGTAGGGATCTCTTATGCCACACCTCCATGGCAAAGGGGGGCGGGGCTTTTCCCTCACAGCGACATGGCCGCCGCCAGAGCGGATGAACAGGAAGTGACGTCACCGCGACAGAGAGGCGCGGCTTCCTGTGTGATGTCGCGAGGGGGGCGGGGCCACGACCGCGCGCCTCGCTGCTGATTAGACAGTTTTGTGCAACTGGCTCCGCCCCTTCCTGTCAATCCAGTGGCGTGGGCGGGGCTTGGGGAGGTTTTTGTCGCCCCCTGGTGGTGgcggaggggctggaggggggcGTGGTCAGCTGTGGGGGCGTGTCCCAGCTGGcaggtgtcacctgtgtcaccctcAAGGCCCCAAATCATCATTATTTCCCCCTAAAACCCGAAATTTCCCCTGTCCAGCCTCGTGGTTTTGGGGCCAAATCCCTCGTTTTTTGCCAATTTTTTGCCAAAATTTTGCCAATTTTTGCCAAAGCCACCGTGTTCCACACAAATCCTCACTTTAGGGtcccaaatcctttttttttgtgagaaaaagtaatttttactgtcaaaaccttttctttcaaCACCCTAGACGTTCATTTTTTGGGGTCCAATCCCTTATTTTTGGGCAGAAAgaatcattttaaaaatgttaaagcCCCATTTTGGAGCTAAGTCCCCAATTCCTGCATCTGAAACATCTTTAAATGTCCAAGtttcatattttacatttaaaatatttattttttttgctcCAATTCTCGAATTTTTAAggtaaaaactgtatttttagtgTTCAAAACCTCACTTTGGGCTCCAAACCCACATTTTAGGGCTAAAAACATTGATTTAAGGTCCAAAGCTTCATTTTCCTCGTTTTGGAGGCCAAAACCCAATTTATATGAGAAAAACCTCCAGTTTCAGGGTTCAAACCCCTCTTTTGGgcacaaaaaaatctcatttttggggtcccaaaCATCATTTTTAGGGCCAAAAGCCTCA contains:
- the LOC128802972 gene encoding basic proline-rich protein-like, yielding MRVTLRVGQRPGAEPPPDPDGTGSANQTSPPGPGPSPRAGGGRCWGGAGGGAALLALVGAGGALWWRRRPRRPPKTPRGGGGAGPARPRPHGPGPAHPLRELPLPPAAPPPAYYKV